The following coding sequences lie in one Drosophila sulfurigaster albostrigata strain 15112-1811.04 chromosome 2R, ASM2355843v2, whole genome shotgun sequence genomic window:
- the LOC133835686 gene encoding uncharacterized protein LOC133835686 yields the protein MTSTTEITNEDSTTDSTTSSTEYSTTTELITSTTELPSSMLLPILGIETTTSTSWNDAAEETTKQENFSYTTTGISNIDSTTESNELKSTTIDSITSIDVTTETEISTSQGTLESITENIESTTQKFLKFDETTESRESTTQLPMSTTELPVTTTSSENDATTTEATTPESTTQGLETTTQYEDFSSESPELQTTTEAKDSTTQFPTTTNKISLIETVTEVNSNETSTTPEIIENTTAANSIIEISTTEKVSTLPQSLNFNDDIIQNKLVNITYSTDVMPEIYYN from the coding sequence ATGACTAGTACAACGGAAATAACTAATGAAGATTCCACAACGGATTCCACAACAAGTTCTACTGAGTATTCCACAACAACAGAGTTAATAACGAGTACAACTGAACTACCATCATCAATGCTGCTTCCAATTCTTGGAATTGAAACTACAACGAGCACTTCATGGAACGACGCTGCCGAGGAAACCACCAAACAGGAAAATTTCAGCTATACGACAACTGGAATTTCCAACATAGATAGCACAACCGaatcaaatgaattaaaatcaacaactaTTGATTCTATAACCTCGATAGATGTGACCACCGAAACTGAAATCTCAACATCACAAGGAACTCTTGAAAGTATAACTGAGAACATTGAGTCGACTACCCAAAAGTTCTTAAAATTCGATGAGACAACTGAAAGTAGGGAATCGACCACTCAACTTCCTATGTCCACAACCGAATTACCTGTGACTACTACGTCGTCTGAAAATGATGCCACTACAACAGAAGCAACTACTCCTGAAAGTACAACGCAAGGATTGGAGACGACGACCCAATACGAAGATTTCTCCTCGGAATCACCTGAGTTGCAGACTACAACAGAAGCCAAAGATTCGACAACGCAATTTCCTacgacaacaaataaaatatcgtTAATAGAAACTGTAACAGAAGTAAATTCTAACGAAACTAGCACCACTCCAGAAATTATCGAAAACACTACAGCAGCTAATTCTATTATAGAAATAAGCACAACTGAAAAGGTTTCCACACTTCCACAAAGtcttaattttaatgatgacataatacaaaataagctTGTAAATATAACTTATTCAACAGATGTAATGcctgaaatatattataattaa
- the LOC133835687 gene encoding uncharacterized protein LOC133835687, translating to MADSTTDSTPLPRRRLGLRLHKGAKTTPGNRFYAPQVATTPLSADNTNNSETPRASQPVKLKANSTNCRRLGLTRRRPDLSKKRLEFIVTQDNAAVIEEQTSPQKLEWRHRKILELEADIETWKSGFNAAINDLQALVPNPVTKEKLLTELKLPLELLQYLEED from the coding sequence ATGGCGGACAGCACAACAGATTCAACGCCGCTGCCCAGGCGCCGTTTGGGTTTGAGGTTACACAAAGGAGCTAAAACGACACCTGGCAATCGTTTTTATGCACCACAGGTGGCTACAACGCCGCTCAGTGCGGACAACACCAATAATTCGGAAACCCCGCGTGCAAGTCAACCAGTAAAACTCAAAGCCAATTCTACAAATTGCCGGCGTCTCGGTTTAACCCGACGTCGCCCTGATTTAAGCAAGAAGCGACTGGAATTTATAGTTACCCAAGACAATGCTGCTGTTATCGAGGAGCAAACAAGTCCACAAAAACTGGAATGGCGACATCGCAAAATACTCGAACTCGAGGCAGACATCGAGACATGGAAAAGTGGCTTCAATGCAGCCATTAATGACTTACAGGCTTTAGTTCCTAATCCTGTAACAAAGGAGAAGCTATTGACGGAGTTAAAGCTGCCACTGGAACTGCTGCAGTACTTAGAGGAAGACTGA
- the LOC133835688 gene encoding small ribosomal subunit protein bS18m isoform X1: protein MLKITQLIARNATVANLAGSRRLQPRLFSNAVAVNEEATTTTTNAATNADEPIEMANPFEKEPQQCILCKHNITPNYKNVKLLSQFQSPYTGRIYGRHITGLCKQKQQDVEQAISRAQHCLLMPGYHKDVDFLHDPKLFDPEKPVRPHKY, encoded by the exons atgcttaaaataacACAACTTATTGCTCGCAATG CTACTGTTGCCAATCTAGCAGGCAGTCGCCGTTTGCAACCACGTTTGTTTTCCAATGCTGTTGCCGTCAATGaggaagcaacaacaacaacgacaaatgcagcaacaaatgcCGATGAACCAATTGAGATGGCGAATCCCTTTGAAAAGGAACCGCAACAGTGCATTCTGTGCAAGCACAACATCACACCCAACTATAAAAACGTGAAGCTGCTCTCCCAATTCCAATCGCCTTACACGGGCCGCATTTACGGCCGCCACATAACTGGGTTATgcaagcagaagcagcaggaCGTGGAGCAGGCGATCTCTCGTGCCCAGCACTGTCTGCTGATGCCAGGCTACCACAAGGATGTCGACTTTCTGCACGATCCTAAACTGTTTGATCCCGAGAAGCCAGTGCGTCCGCACAAATATTGA
- the LOC133835688 gene encoding small ribosomal subunit protein bS18m isoform X2, with protein sequence MLKITQLIARNAGSRRLQPRLFSNAVAVNEEATTTTTNAATNADEPIEMANPFEKEPQQCILCKHNITPNYKNVKLLSQFQSPYTGRIYGRHITGLCKQKQQDVEQAISRAQHCLLMPGYHKDVDFLHDPKLFDPEKPVRPHKY encoded by the exons atgcttaaaataacACAACTTATTGCTCGCAATG CAGGCAGTCGCCGTTTGCAACCACGTTTGTTTTCCAATGCTGTTGCCGTCAATGaggaagcaacaacaacaacgacaaatgcagcaacaaatgcCGATGAACCAATTGAGATGGCGAATCCCTTTGAAAAGGAACCGCAACAGTGCATTCTGTGCAAGCACAACATCACACCCAACTATAAAAACGTGAAGCTGCTCTCCCAATTCCAATCGCCTTACACGGGCCGCATTTACGGCCGCCACATAACTGGGTTATgcaagcagaagcagcaggaCGTGGAGCAGGCGATCTCTCGTGCCCAGCACTGTCTGCTGATGCCAGGCTACCACAAGGATGTCGACTTTCTGCACGATCCTAAACTGTTTGATCCCGAGAAGCCAGTGCGTCCGCACAAATATTGA
- the LOC133836959 gene encoding RING finger protein 37, whose amino-acid sequence MSSLINFLNPKLKPSVECDAVCEDGYTAANLIADDAEQLERGFMCFAVCKPPIEIIFDFPKAIDMKVIKLWHSSGALRSTAFEVHGKHDGIWERVAYVRDLPKGMDSVTFCYQSDYNSRSNTAAAQQQSEKVFFFKTAHKILATTNSVKIVIRATERCPPVLRKIQMWGLPARCLEKADRELMKTIWSEISDPYGLRDQALQQQQQQAGQRSPSRHIPELREQSTLEIPEEFLDSITWDLMIFPTVLPSGKVVDQSTIDKHSEEEAKWGRLPSDPFTGLEYTSQRKAILNLALKARIEKFLMEHSEHFKSVPRSLGSSRMRRRHASQFASHMCHQQTSAAGTYSSLSSLAYKHQLQQRKTKSTVTATATSAFSGSVSPTSPPAAKRARHSHSTYAASATVTATSSNSNNSSADQTPTSSSTSATTTAAGNNTSSIDQAIQQALQKITRFTQVLPLQQQQPPSCINCRSGQFAYEIRTCRHLVCRECLVMLSTAQQCVCKVAFCGGDVERYHKLP is encoded by the exons ATGAGCAGCCTAATCAACTTTCTAAATCCAAAACTAAAACCCTCGGTGGAATGCGATGCCGTCTGTGAGGATGGTTACACAGCAGCCAATCTAATAGCCGATGATGCGGAGCAGCTGGAGCGAGGCTTCATGTGCTTCGCCGTCTGCAAGCCTCCCATCGAGATTATCTTTGACTTTCCCAAAGCCATCGATATGAAGGTCATCAAGCTGTGGCACAGCTCGGGGGCTCTACGTTCGACGGCCTTCGAGGTGCACGGCAAGCACGATGGAATTTGGGAGCGTGTCGCGTATGTGCGTGATTTGCCCAAGGGCATGGATTCGGTGACGTTTTGTTATCAAAGCGATTACAATTCGCGGAGTAACACGGCAGCTGCTCAGCAACAGAGCGAGAAGGTATTTTTCTTTAAGACGGCACACAAGATACTCGCGACCACGAATAGTGTTAAGATCGTGATACGTGCTACGGAACGTTGTCCACCTGTGCTGCGCAAGATACAGATGTGGGGATTGCCGGCACGTTGTCTGGAGAAGGCGGATCGGGAGCTGATGAAAACGATTTGGAGTGAGATAAGCGATCCGTATGGCCTAAGGGATCAGgcgctgcagcaacagcaacagcaggctGGCCAACGTTCTCCGTCGCGTCATATTCCCGAGCTGCGCGAACAGTCAACGTTGGAGATACCGGAAGAGTTCCTCGACTCTATCACATGGGATCTAATG ATATTTCCCACTGTGCTGCCTTCGGGCAAAGTGGTCGATCAGTCCACCATCGATAAGCATTCGGAGGAGGAAGCGAAATGGGGCCGATTGCCTTCGGATCCGTTTACGGGCCTTGAATATACCTCACAACGTAAAGCAATTTTAAACCTGGCGCTTAAGGCGCGCATCGAAAAGTTTCTAATGGAGCACTCAGAGCACTTCAAGTCCGTGCCACGTTCACTAGGCAGCTCGCGTATGCGTCGCCGTCACGCCTCACAGTTCGCTAGCCACATGTGTCATCAGCAGACATCCGCTGCCGGCACATATTCCTCATTGAGCAGCCTCGCTTACAAGCATCAGCTACAGCAACGCAAGACCAAGTCAACAGTCACTGCCACCGCCACATCGGCATTCTCAGGATCAGTATCGCCAACATCGCCGCCAGCGGCAAAGCGGGCGAGGCACAGTCACTCGACATATGCGGCAAGTGCCACAGTtacagcaaccagcagcaacagcaacaacagcagtgcGGATCAGACGCCTACCTCATCATCAACATCTGccacaactacagcagcaggcaacaacacGTCTTCCATTGATCAGGCCATACAACAGGCACTGCAGAAAATCACCCGCTTCACCCAAGTGTTGCccctgcaacaacagcaaccgccCAGTTGCATTAATTGTCGCAGCGGGCAGTTCGCTTATGAGATTCGCACTTGTCGCCATTTGGTTTGTCGCGAATGCCTCGTGATGTTGTCGACAGCTCAGCAATGTGTTTGCAAGGTGGCTTTTTGTGGTGGTGATGTGGAGCGTTATCACAAGCTGCCGTAG